The Rhodococcus antarcticus DNA segment AGGCTGCGACGACCCGCGGGACGGCGCAGGCGACGCGCGGCCCCGAGCACGCGCAGGTCCTCGGCGAGCAGCGGGAACGCCCGCACGCACAGCGCGATCGTCACCGCCCACTCGTCGACCGGGGCGCGCACCAGGCGCAGCGGGGCCCCCAGGCGGGCCACGGCCGGGGCCACGTCACCCAGCGCCGTCGTGGCCCCCACCAGCAGCGCGGCCACCAGCAGCACGCCGGCGAGCGCGGTCAGCCGCACGTAGAGCAGCACCGCGCCCAGTCCGACGGTCACCCCGCCGAGCGCCAGCTCCGGCGAGCCCCCGGCGGGGACCGACAGCAGGCCGGCCGCCACGAGCAGCAGCCAGAACCAGGGGCGCAGCCGGGGCAGGGCGCCGAGCGGGATCCGGGCCAGCACCGCGGTGAGCACCACGGCGGCGCCGATGATCCCGATGGCGGCCCAGCTCGTCACCAGGGAGAGGGTCAGCCCGAGCGCGGCGACCCCCGCGAGCTTGGTGCCGGCCCACAGCCGGTGGACGGGGGTGTCGCGGGGGACCTCCCGCAGCACGGTCGTCACCGCGGCACCCCGGTGGGCTCGGCGTGGGTGCGGCCGTGCTCGACGAGCACCGTGCGGTCACAGATCGCAGCGATCTCGGCGACGTCGTGGGAGACGACGACCAGGGTCAGTCCCTGCTCCTCGCGCAGCCGGGCGAGGACGTCCACCAGCCCGGCCCGGCTCGGGGCGTCGAGCCCGGCCAGCGGCTCGTCGAGCACCAGGACCCTGGGGTTCGTCACGAGCAGCCCCGCCAGCGCGGCGCGGCGGAGCTGGCCG contains these protein-coding regions:
- a CDS encoding energy-coupling factor transporter transmembrane component T family protein — translated: MTTVLREVPRDTPVHRLWAGTKLAGVAALGLTLSLVTSWAAIGIIGAAVVLTAVLARIPLGALPRLRPWFWLLLVAAGLLSVPAGGSPELALGGVTVGLGAVLLYVRLTALAGVLLVAALLVGATTALGDVAPAVARLGAPLRLVRAPVDEWAVTIALCVRAFPLLAEDLRVLGAARRLRRPAGRRSLADVNVEAVDLAVSAMAVTMRRAGELGEAITARGGTGRLVADAGRPGLRDLVAGVLVAAVCALVFVVG